One segment of Erigeron canadensis isolate Cc75 chromosome 2, C_canadensis_v1, whole genome shotgun sequence DNA contains the following:
- the LOC122588875 gene encoding sterol carrier protein 2-like, translating into MADSSDLKSAALLEQMKPYLSTDAGKAITKKIGLVYQINIAPKKLGYNEEIYVVDLKKGEVTKGPYEGGKPDATFSFTDEDFYKVATGKMNPQIAFMRGAMKVKGSLSAAQKFTPDIFPKPSKM; encoded by the exons ATGGCTGATTCTTCGGATCTAAAATCGGCAGCGTTACTGGAACAAATGAAACCTTATCTATCTACTGACGCTGGTAAAGCCATCACTAAAAAGATCGGTCTCGTATACCAAATCAATATCGCTCCCAAG AAACTTGGATACAACGAGGAGATTTACGTTGTTGATCTCAAAAAAGGAGAGGTCACTAAAG GTCCATATGAAGGTGGAAAACCAGATGCCACTTTTTCATTCACAGATGAAGACTTCTACAAAGTTGCTACTGGGAAAATGAACCCTCAAATTGCTTTCATGAG GGGTGCAATGAAGGTCAAAGGCAGTTTGAGTGCAGCCCAAAAATTCACACCTGACATCTTCCCAAAACCTTCAAAGATGTAA
- the LOC122588657 gene encoding protein CYPRO4 — protein sequence MGAAESRQDLELSDTESDEDRQQSETEEDDDDYEDVKDHHSPITTPTKTPSSVDEIDAKLKALKLKYQSKNKNGVKLYIHAGGLTTSSKWVVADKLTSFSFVKMTANGEEDEEDEEESEEGLYWFLKVGLKVKALVDMKLQLKPTMDQLRVDFMANGVYAMKFFSIDEYKGFIEKYEKCLFENTYGFDCNDENKAKVYGKDFVAWANPEKADDSMWEDAEDSFGKSPVFKTPVRGSHDLREEFEEAARGGNIKSLALGALDNSFLVSDSGIQVVKNFSNGIHGNGVYVNFDEGLRGCSESTPRKALLMKAETNMLLMSPMTKGKPHTNGLHQFDIETGKVVTEWKFAKDGTDITMRDVTNDSKGAQMDPSGSTFLGLDDNRLCRWDMRDRHGIVQNLADSDAPVLNWTQGHQFSRGTNFQCFATTGDGSIVVGSIDGKIRLYSVSSMRQAKTAFPGLGSPITHVDVTYDGKWILGTTDTYLILICTLFTDKDGKSKTGFAGRMGNRISAPRLLKLNPLDSHRAGMFNKFRGAQFSWVTEDGKQERHLVGTVGNFSVIWDFQQVKDGSHECYKNQVGLKSCYCYKIVPKDDSIVDSRFMHEKFAVSDSPEAPLVVATPLKVSSFSISSSRLSYA from the exons atggGTGCAGCAGAAAGCCGTCAAGATCTTGAACTTTCCGACACTGAATCTGATGAAGACAGACAACAATCCGAAACCGAAGAAGACGATGATGATTACGAGGATGTTAAAGATCATCATTCCCCCATCACAACCCCAACAAAAACCCCATCTTCTGTTGATGAAATTGATGCCAAATTGAAAGCTTTAAAACTTAAATACCaatcaaagaataaaaatgGTGTCAAGCTTTACATTCATGCCGGCGGATTAACGACTTCATCTAAATGGGTCGTGGCCGATAAGCTGACGTCATTTTCTTTCGTTAAAATGACGGCGAATGGAGAAGAAGATGAGGAGGATGAGGAAGAATCTGAAGAGGGTTTATATTGGTTTTTGAAAGTAGGTCTAAAGGTTAAGGCTTTAGTGGATATGAAGTTGCAGTTGAAACCGACAATGGATCAGTTACGTGTCGATTTCATGGCGAACGGGGTTTACGCCATGAAGTTTTTTAGTATTGATGAGTATAAAGGGTTTATTGAGAAGTATGAGAAGTGTTTGTTTGAGAATACTTATGGGTTTGATTGTAATGATGAGAATAAAGCTAAGGTTTACGGGAAGGATTTTGTGGCGTGGGCGAATCCTGAAAAGGCGGATGATTCGATGTGGGAAGATGCAGAGGATAGTTTTGGGAAAAGTCCGGTTTTTAAGACGCCGGTTAGAGGGAGTCATGATTTGAGAGAGGAGTTTGAGGAGGCTGCAAGAGGTGGGAATATAAAGAGTTTGGCGTTAGGCGCGTTGGATAATAGTTTTTTGGTTAGTGATTCGGGGATTCAAGTTGTTAAGAATTTTAGTAATGGAATTCATGGGAATGGGGTTTATGTTAATTTCGATGAGGGTTTGAGAGGTTGTAGTGAATCGACACCTAGAAAAGCGCTTTTGATGAAAGCTGAGACGAATATGTTGTTAATGAGTCCAATGACTAAAGGGAAGCCGCATACAAATGGGCTGCATCAGTTTGATATCGAGACAGGGAAAGTTGTAACTGAGTGGAAGTTTGCAAAGGATGGGACAGATATTACAATGAGGGATGTGACGAATGATAGTAAAGGAGCTCAAATGGATCCTTCTGGGTCGACTTTCTTAGGTTTGGATGATAATAGGCTTTGCAGGTGGGATATGCGTGATCGACATGGAATTGTGCAGAATCTTGCTGATTCAGATGCTCCTGTTTTGAACTGGACTCAAGGGCATCAGTTTTCGAGAGGTACTAATTTTCAGTGCTTTGCAACTACTGGTGATGGGTCAATTGTTGTAGGTTCCATTGATGGGAAGATTAGGTTGTATTCGGTGAGTTCCATGAGACAAGCCAAGACTGCTTTCCCTGGTCTCGGGTCACCTATTACTCATGTGGATGTTACTTATGATGGAAAATGGATTTTGGGGACAACTGATACTTATTTGATTCTTATCTGCACATTGTTTACGGATAAAGATGGGAAATCAAAGACAGGTTTTGCTGGACGTATGGGAAACAGAATCTCAGCCCCCAGACTGTTGAAATTGAATCCTCTTGATTCACACAGGGCTGGAATGTTCAATAAGTTCCGTGGTGCTCAATTCTCTTGG GTTACTGAAGATGGCAAACAAGAACGCCACCTGGTTGGTACTGTTGGAAACTTTAGTGTGATCTGGGACTTTCAACAAGTAAAAGATGGATCACATGAATGCTACAAAAACCAGGTGGGCTTGAAGAGCTGCTACTGCTACAAAATAGTCCCGAAAGATGACTCAATTGTTGATAGTCGTTTTATGCACGAGAAGTTTGCAGTCAGTGATTCACCTGAAGCTCCACTGGTGGTTGCCACCCCATTGAAAGTTAGCTCTTTCAGCATTTCGAGTAGCAGACTTTCTTATGCTTAA
- the LOC122589316 gene encoding photosystem I chlorophyll a/b-binding protein 5, chloroplastic, which produces MSISVGRSTHILSCSCSSSSIAKQTTGKSTYRASFGTTSVYSSAKWGRGSRFLKTAIRAQDRPTWLPGLDPPPYLDGTLAGDFGFDPLGLGEDPGSLKWYVQAELVHARFAMAGVAGILFTDLLRVTGISDLPVWYEAGATKFGFASTRTLFIIQLLLMGFAETKRYMDFIDPGSQAKEGSFFGLEAALEGLEPGYPGGPLLNPLGLAKDIANAHEWKQKEIKNGRLAMVAMLGIFVQANVTHVGPIDNLVRHLSNPWHETIIQTLAGPGS; this is translated from the exons ATGTCGATTTCAGTTGGTAGAAGCACCCATATACTATCATGCTCttgttcttcatcttccatAGCAAAACAGACCACAGGCAAGAGTACATATAGGGCATCATTTGGCACAACTTCTGTATATTCTTCTGCTAAATGGGGAAGGGGCTCACGATTCTTGAAAACCGCCATCCGTGCACAAGATCGGCCTACATGGCTTCCTGGGCTTGATCCACCGCCCTATCTTGACGGAAC tctTGCTGGAGATTTTGGGTTTGATCCTCTTGGACTTGGAGAGGATCCTGGGAGCTTGAAGTGGTATGTGCAGGCAGAACTGGTTCATGCTCGTTTTGCTATGGCTGGGGTTGCTGGAATTCTCTTTACTGAT TTGCTTCGTGTAACAGGGATAAGTGACCTACCAGTGTGGTATGAAGCAGGTGCCACCAAGTTTGGTTTTGCCAGTACTAGAACGCTGTTCATTATTCAATTACTTCTGATGGG ATTTGCTGAGACTAAAAGGTACATGGATTTCATTGATCCAGGGTCTCAAGCCAAAGAAGGGTCTTTTTTTGGTTTGGAAGCGGCCCTAGAAGGTTTAGAACCTGG GTATCCTGGTGGACCTTTGTTAAATCCTCTTGGTCTTGCTAAGGACATAGCAAATGCTCATGAGTGGAAACAGAAGGAGATAAAAAACG GCCGGCTTGCAATGGTAGCGATGCTTGGAATATTTGTGCAAGCTAATGTTACTCATGTGGGTCCCATCGACAACCTAGTTAGGCACCTATCAAACCCATGGCATGAAACCATCATTCAAACCCTTGCTGGGCCTGGTTCTTGA
- the LOC122589315 gene encoding protein WEAK CHLOROPLAST MOVEMENT UNDER BLUE LIGHT 1-like — translation MDEIKVIGEDLTTNGEGSTDLPNDKPVSGNSIPTPVNNTSDEPETEKVASIDPKPSDHSFDNFSTPEKDSPMSESLVQEPTLSPVSSKTSVQKQNDELPDEPLSSVGTPESPESPLGLAKGGNGPVKQVKNTSPKVGVIDTASPFESVKEAVSKFGGIVDWKAHKVQSAEKRKYIEQELEKTNEEIPLFKKKSEAAEEAKLQVLKELDSTKRLIEELKLNLERAQTEEHQAKQDSELVRLRIEEMEQGIADESSVAAKTQLEVAQSRHAAAVSELATVKTELEDLKKDYALLVSEKDIAVKKAREAALASKEVEKKVENLTIELMMTKESLESTHAAHLEAEEHRIGAAMAHEQDALNWERELKQAQEELEKANQQIDSAKDRKAKLDAATTLLHDLKTELAVYMESKLTQDNNNNPDNDVQSAKKNVEEVKQNITKATEEIDYLKMAANSLKTELEKEKTALAAIRQREGMAAVVVASLEAELNRTRSEISLIQTKEKEARERMVELPKQLQRAAEEADQAKALAQKAREELKKAKETVEQTKAGASTMASRLLAAQKEMEAAKASEKLALAAIGALHGSDIEPETGVTLSLEEYYELSKKAHEAEEQANTRVAEAISLIDVAKESESKCLSKLEQVTSELVARKQVLDAALQKAEKAKEGKLSAEQDLRKRRAENEQRRKSGLGVGQRESFEEVKSFNMRPVSPSPQNSRPIIKTVLPESQSNTTESSPEVRGLKKKKRSFFPRIFMLLRRKKSESNKRS, via the exons ATGGATGAAATAAAAGTTATTGGAGAGGATCTAACTACAAATGGTGAAGGATCCACGGATTTACCAAATGATAAACCTGTTTCAGGCAACTCAATACCAACACCAGTGAACAACACATCTGATGAGCCTGAAACCGAAAAAGTAGCCTCGATTGACCCTAAACCATCTGATCATTCATTTGACAACTTTTCGACTCCTGAAAAAGATAGTCCCATGAGTGAGTCTCTTGTTCAAGAGCCAACATTATCACCGGTTTCTTCAAAAACTTCTGTACAAAAACAAAATGATGAGCTGCCGGATGAGCCCCTTAGCAGTGTTGGTACTCCAGAAAGTCCAGAATCACCTTTGGGACTTGCAAAGGGAGGAAATGGCCCTGTTAAACAAGTCAAGAACACAAGCCCAAAAGTAGGTGTTATTGATACAGCTTCACCTTTTGAATCTGTGAAAGAAGCTGTTTCCAAGTTTGGTGGCATTGTCGACTGGAAAGCCCATAAAGTTCAGAGTGCTGAG AAACGCAAGTATATAGAACAAGAACTTGAGAAAACAAATGAGGAGATTCCTTTGTTCAAGAAGAAATCTGAGGCAGCTGAAGAAGCCAAACTTCAGGTACTAAAAGAGCTAGACAGCACTAAGAGGCTAATAGAAGAACTAAAACTTAACCTTGAGAGAGCACAAACAGAAGAACACCAAGCCAAACAAGACTCGGAACTTGTCAGATTAAGAATAGAAGAAATGGAGCAAGGGATAGCTGATGAGTCTAGTGTTGCAGCGAAGACACAGCTCGAGGTAGCACAATCTAGACATGCAGCTGCAGTTTCTGAGCTTGCAACTGTTAAAACTGAGCTGGAAGATCTCAAAAAAGATTATGCGTTATTGGTTTCTGAGAAGGACATAGCTGTAAAGAAAGCTCGAGAAGCAGCATTAGCGTCAAAAGAAGTTGAGAAGAAGGTAGAAAACCTGACTATCGAGCTTATGATGACAAAAGAGTCTTTAGAGTCAACCCATGCTGCTCATTTGGAGGCTGAAGAACACAGGATTGGAGCAGCAATGGCACATGAGCAAGATGCTTTGAATTGGGAGCGAGAATTGAAACAGGCACAAGAGGAACTTGAGAAAGCCAACCAACAGATTGACTCGGCTAAGGATCGGAAAGCCAAACTAGATGCTGCTACAACTTTGCTTCACGACTTGAAAACTGAATTAGCGGTTTACATGGAATCAAAGTTGACTCAAGACAATAACAATAATCCTGATAACGATGTACAATCAGCCAAGAAGAATGTCGAAGAGGTAAAGCAGAACATCACAAAAGCAACAGAAGAGATTGATTATTTAAAAATGGCAGCGAATTCTTTGAAAACCGAGCTCGAGAAAGAAAAGACGGCCCTTGCTGCCATTAGGCAGAGAGAAGGAATGGCGGCAGTAGTTGTTGCATCTCTTGAAGCCGAGTTAAACCGAACAAGATCAGAAATTTCTCTGAtccaaacaaaagaaaaggaggCTCGTGAAAGAATGGTGGAGCTCCCGAAACAACTACAAAGGGCAGCCGAAGAGGCAGATCAAGCAAAAGCACTGGCTCAGAAAGCTCGTGAAGAGCTAAAGAAAGCTAAAGAAACGGTAGAACAAACAAAGGCTGGAGCAAGTACCATGGCAAGTAGACTACTTGCTGCTCAAAAGGAGATGGAAGCAGCAAAAGCTTCAGAAAAGTTAGCTCTTGCTGCCATTGGTGCACTTCATGGAAGTGACATCGAGCCAGAAACTGGAGTAACCCTTTCATTAGAGGAATATTATGAACTAAGTAAGAAAGCCCACGAAGCAGAAGAGCAGGCGAACACACGGGTAGCTGAAGCAATCTCACTGATTGATGTAGCGAAGGAGTCAGAATCAAAATGCTTGAGTAAACTTGAGCAAGTGACCTCTGAATTGGTTGCAAGAAAGCAAGTTCTTGATGCTGCATTGCAGAAAGCCGAAAAGGCAAAAGAAGGAAAGCTGAGTGCTGAACAGGATCTTAGAAAGAGGAGAGCTGAAAACGAGCAAAGGCGGAAATCGGGATTGGGTGTCGGCCAAAGAGAGAGTTTTGAAGAGGTGAAGAGCTTTAACATGCGACCCGTTAGTCCTTCTCCCCAGAATTCCAGGCCGATAATAAAGACAGTTCTGCCAGAAAGCCAAAGCAACACAACGGAATCATCACCAGAGGTGAGgggtttaaagaaaaagaagaggtCGTTTTTCCCGCGGATTTTCATGCTATTGAGAAGGAAGAAATCGGAGTCGAATAAAAGAAGTTGA
- the LOC122588667 gene encoding pre-mRNA-splicing factor SLU7-like, with protein sequence MATASVAFKSREDHRKQMELEEARKAGLAPAEVDEDGKEINPHIPQYMSSAPWYLNPERPSLKHQRKWKSDPNYTKAWYDRGAKIFQAEKYRKGACENCGAMTHNTKACMERPRKLGAKYTSKYIAPDEKIEIFELDYDGKRDRWNGYDPASYAYVIDRYEARDEARKKHLKDQQLKKLEKNNTGNVEEGVSDDEDNEDALKVDEAKVDESKQMDFAKVEKRVRTTGGGSTGTVRNLRIREDTAKYLLNLDVNSAHYDPKTRSMREDPLPDMDPNEKFYSGDNQNRLSGQALEFKQLNIHAWEAFEKGNDVHMQAAPSQAELLYKNFKVNKEKLKSQVKETIVEKYGNAAAEEPLPRELLLGQSEREVEYDRAGRIIKGQEMALPKSKYEEDVYINNHTAVWGSWWKDHQWGYKCCKQFVRNSYCTGAAGIEAVEAATDLMKANIARKEATEDVIAPTEEKQPATWGTDIPDDLVLDQHKLAESLKKEDKRKREEKDERKRKYNVKWNDDVTAEDMEAYRMKKVHHDDPMKDFLN encoded by the exons ATGGCGACCGCATCAG TGGCGTTCAAATCTAGGGAGGATCACAGGAAGCAGATGGAACTGGAAGAAGCTCGTAAAGCTGGGCTTGCACCTGcagaggttgatgaagatggaaaaGAAATCAATCCACATATTCCTCAGTATATGTCATCTGCTCCTTGGTATCTCAATCCAGAGAGGCCGAGTTTGAAACATCAAAGGAAATGGAAGTCGGATCCAAATTACACAAAGGCTTGGTATGACAGAGGAGCAAAAATATTCCAAGCTGAAAAGTACAGGAAGGGTGCATGTGAAAATTGTGGAGCTATGACCCACAACACCAAGGCATGCATGGAGAGGCCACGGAAGCTTGGAGCAAAATATACCAGTAAATACATAGCACCTGATGAGAAAATTGAGATTTTTGAGCTCGATTATGATGGGAAACGGGACAGGTGGAATGGTTATGATCCAGCTTCGTATGCTTATGTCATTGATAGATACGAAGCTCGTGATGAAGCTCGGAAGAAGCACTTGAAGGATCAGCAGTTAAAAAAGCTAGAGAAGAACAATACTGGAAATGTGGAAGAAGGGGTCAGTGATGACGAGGACAATGAAGATGCTTTGAAAGTAGATGAAGCCAAAGTCGATGAAAGCAAGCAGATGGATTTTGCTAAAGTTGAGAAGCGTGTTCGTACAACTGGAGGTGGGTCTACAGGAACTGTGAGAAATCTGCGTATTCGTGAGGATACAGCAAAATACCTTCTGAATCTTGATGTCAACTCTGCACATTATGATCCGAAAACTCGATCCATGCGTGAGGACCCCCTTCCAGATATGGATCCGAATGAGAAGTTCTATTCAGGGGATAATCAGAACAGACTTAGTGGGCAAGCTTTGGAATTTAAGCAATTAAATATACATGCCTGGGAAGCATTTGAGAAAGGGAATGATGTGCACATGCAAGCGGCTCCTTCACAAGCTGAATTACTGTACAAAAATTTTAAGGTTAATAAAGAGAAGTTGAAATCTCAAGTGAAGGAAACGATTGTTGAGAAGTATGGGAATGCAGCTGCCGAGGAACCGCTTCCGAGAGAGCTCTTACTGGGGCAAAGTGAGAGAGAAGTTGAGTATGATCGGGCTGGTAGGATCATTAAGGGCCAG GAGATGGCCCTTCCCAAGAGCAAATACGAAGAGGatgtttatatcaataaccaCACAGCTGTTTGGGGCTCGTGGTGGAAGGACCATCAATGGGGTTACAAGTGCTGCAAGCAGTTCGTTAGGAACAGCTATTGTACTGGTGCTGCTGGCATAGAAGCTGTGGAAGCCGCAACAGACCTCATGAAGGCTAATATTGCTCGCAAAGAGGCCACAGAAG ATGTGATTGCTCCAACCGAAGAGAAGCAGCCTGCGACTTGGGGAACTGACATTCCAGATGACTTGGTTTTGGACCAACATAAACTGGCTGAATCACTTAAGAAG GAGGACAAGCGGAAGAGAGAAGAGAAAGATGAAAGGAAGCGCAAATACAATGTCAAGTGGAATGATGAT GTCACGGCTGAAGACATGGAGGCATACAGAATGAAGAAGGTTCATCATGACGATCCAATGAAAGACTTCTTAAACTAG